GTAGATAATCCCTCTGTTTCGCTGTTTGGTCCATGGCACACCATGCGCACTGACCAAGGAAGTATGATTCCAAGAAAAAGTTATAGTGATTGTTCATTCATACCCCAGTTAAATAACATGAAAACAACCAattctctttttcaaagcaTTTTATTTTGGGGTGTGGGGTGTGTCAGGGAGGAGGGGATGCAATAATTACGCTCTTAATGTCCTCAATGGacaaatattataaaatataCTATCCCGAGGCTATGGACAAACATAGTTAGATGGGGGGTCTTTGTTCTGTTGAAAAAATAAAACTCAGTAGGTGCCTCCCTGCTGCTCCATGCCTCCATTAGAAAACAGGTCATCTTCCTATGTGAGACTTATGGCCATACTACATCATTGTGAGTAAACACTAAATAGTAAGCTAGATTATATCCATCTCACCTTTCTTGATTGAAGCTACACAGGATAATTTACTTGACACGGGAACCAAATATATATTGTTTAGTGACAAGCAGAAACAAGTATGcatttaataaaaaaaatatacacCAGAAGAGTGCTTAACATTGCATAAAGAGAAGATAGTCAAAGCAAACCATCAGAtatcaaaattttgaacttgCACAAGATTCCAATGCCAAATGCGTGAGAGATCCATACCCTATCATGAGGCTGTGCAGAAGGAGCACTTGACGTATAAGCACACGAAGTTGGACACCAAGACAGGTAGCCTTTTCTCACAAGAGGTACTGCAGGCCCTTCAAACTGGACTGCAGGTGAATTCCATCCTAATTGAAAATCAAAGAATAACTCATTATAATTTCAGAAGAAAATGAAAAGGTATACAGAACTGTTTGAAAGGGAAGAAAGCAACTCAGCACTAATCTTTAGAGAACAAACATGCCTTCAAGAAATGGAGTCCATCTTTCAGAATTTCGTCCAGCATAACCTCCATAAGAAGAAGCTTGAGACCAACTGGCACCAGTTTCACGTCCGTCGAGACAGAACGATATATTTTTCTTAATATCTCTAGGTCGGAACAGTGGATTAGCATGTCCTTTCCAAATGTTGAAATTTCTTGTAGCATCACTACTTGAATTAGAATTTTGTTCATTCCGCGCAGTTCCTGCATGGTGTCACCACAATTGGTCAGTCTGTACCTGTCGAAACATATTGGCAGTTATATAATAGCTTAAAAGTTAATATTTCATTAAAAATCAGGTAATTATAGATTAACAGTAGTATtcaagattaaaaaaaaagttgtaaCACACTTGCACACCAACATTCCTGGGTGATCTCAGCATGCAAAGGACATTGTAGCCTAATCTTCAGAGTAAATTTAAAATATCCAAGGTTGACAGGAATCATAACTATGTTACAAAATCGATGTCATTTTGTAATGTGAGCAGTCCAACTTGCAAAAAATTGAGACTAACATAAACAAAGATTTTCATttataggagcgcttggagactagctatcaatgtgcctgaaccttgaacttatttctttcgggtttcatctctagcctaccccaacttgcttgggaaaaaaggctatgttgttgttgttgttgttgatcaaTGATGTTAGTAGATTTGTCACCAAAAGTACTTCCAAAAAATAGTAGGAAGTTGAAAAGGTACTGCTAAAAGGCTTGCGTATATAAAACAACTATTTTGGAACAGAAATAGCATACATGAGGCAAACCAAAAAGGATGTATCTAAGATCAACTAGTACCGGTTATACCAACAGATGATTAATCCTAAATCAGGCAAAATGACAAACCTGTCGACGCTTCACTATAACACCATGCAGGTGTAACAATGATAGGGTTTCTTTTCCTGTTTTGCCCAAGTTCACTTTCTGTGGCTGCAGCTGGGATTGACTTTTCACTGACGAAAACCTTAGTTGCCTCTGAAGGGGCTGATGCGCTTGCAGCAGTATTACCTTCTCGTATATTCATGTTAGTATCTGGATTTTGAGGTTCCACATACGATGAATCTGCTTCTTTAGTGGCAACGGTGCGACATTGATTTAACAGCACAGCAGTCAATTGGTTCTGCAAATCTGTCAAACTGGAATACATCAAAGAATATGTTAGTGACAACTATTTACAAATTAACAGAAAAAAATTCAGAGTTAGCTGCCTACAGTTCATATTTGAGCAAAGCTTCCTTCTTTTTGGACAATGACGTCTTCTTGTCCCTAGGAGTTGCATTTCCACCTTGAAATCTGCCTGCTGCACTCTGTTGTTTGCCTGCACTGCCACTGGGGAACCTACCTGCAATTTGCCAGAATGCTAACCTCTTATGGAAACGCTTCAAGAAAATATGCAAAAATATCAAACGTAAACCTGTTACTGGAGGTATAGTTTTCCGCAATGGTGCTATGTTTTCTTCTGGAGCCACTGGAGCAGCACTCGGTTGAACTGTGGCTCTAGCCGCAGAAAGCTGTAGAGTCTGCAAATCAAGAATCAGCTTTTATACTCCTTTACCAGTTTAGCACTTACAAAGAATAGGGAGAAAAACATTTCTTGCAGAAACCGATCAAAAGGTTAAGAAATCCAAATGTACCTTTGGCAGCTTCCCCTTCTTTTTTAGCATCTTCAAGTGCATCCTCTGGGTATAGTGAATCAAATGATATTTTGAATGTTTCTCAACCAGCTTGTCCATTATCTTAGGGTTCGATGCAAGCCAGTCTGATATTTGCTGTGTGGCAACTAGTGAGTCCATATCAAGAGATTCCAACCACTGGTACACAGGCTTCCATAGATCAGTTCGCTGGAACCTGTAGGGGAATGCGCTCTGGTCCGCATCTAAAACCTGACGTTTAAGGACAAAATAAAAGTGAACTGCGACTCAGTTGTGTTGAACAAGTATGGGGGAATCTAGAAGGCAGGTATATGTGTCTAACAGATATGGAGAAGGACAGTTCCATCAGAGCTATAACGCAGAAGCAGCAGGCTACATGAAGTACGGAGAGTTGATAACACATTTCAGTTAAGGGACCAATGTGCTCAAAGAGCTCCGAACTGAATTAATTGCCACTGTAGTTCAACCATTCATAGAAACTCTGCAACCTCTACGACAGAGCAAAAGAGTAAACCAAAATAGtgtaaaaaaaagagtaaaccAAAATCAGTGGTCTTTGGATTGATTCAGAAATAAAACAGATCAGACtcgacgccccccccccccaaaaaaaggcACAAATGAAGCGCGCAAACCTATCAATCCCATCAACTGGGCAACAGGGGAGTCACGTAATGAATCGCAAACAGATCGGGTGTGGTGGGGTTGGGTTACCTGGTCGccgcggagggcgaggaggcGCTGGTGTAGCTGAGAGCGGGGCAGAGAGGGGAGCTCGGGGCGGTGGGCGTCGATGTAGGCGTCGACCTCGGGCTCGGTGGGCGGGCGGCCGTCGGGGAAGGACTCGAGCCAGGCGCACGCGGAGATCTCCCATGGGTGCGGCGGCCGcgtcgaggaggaagaaggcggcgcggcgggggtttGGGGTTGGGGAGGGGTCGGGTTCGGGGGCGTGGCCGGGGCGGCCGACGCGGGGGCAGGGGTTTGGGGGTGGAACGGCGCGGGGACGGGGAGGGGCAGCGGCGCGTCCGGCGGGAGCGCGCGGAGCGGGAGGATGGCCTGCGGCTCCGGCAttcgaggcggcgccggcggccggggacggAGAGGGAGTCCGGGAGACGCGACGGTTCCTGGTGTGGTGGGTTTTGGGGGGTTTGCTTGTGGTGTGCTCGATGGCACGGTGAAATAGTAGGAAACTAGGAAATGACCGCTCGTCGGGGTCTGGCCTGTGGGATGGCCGGATCGGTCCGCGACGCAGGGAGTGGCACGGTCCGTGAATGCGGAGGAGGGATGGGGAACGTGTAGGTCTCGGGGAGCGGGGGAGTTTGCCGAACGATAATTAAAGAAAAAAGGGAATGTATTTAGTGTAAACCATAGTTTTCATGAAAATTTGTATAAATTATGgcaaaaaatcatctaaattcatcaaaaaatcacatatatagatgatatgatgatacacaaccttgtaaaatattttgttcaaactcgacttcgtttgtgagatcaaatttgttatttttatatctcacaaacgaagttgagtttggacaagatattttacaagattatttattatcatatcatctacatgtgtgattttttggtgaatttagacgatctttttgccgtggtttgcacgagtttttACCCAAAGAAAAATAATATGAAATTTGGCAAAATGAGTGTGCATGTACTTGAATCTTCGATCCAATTATTCTTTTACGCAAAAATAAAGGCGTGTCAGAAATTCAATCTGTTCAGCTGGCTTGTCAGCCAGcaatgtttttctctcacactaaatCAGCATCAGTCATCAGCCAGACAGTATTACTTTTCTtttacaacaaatcagcaccagctaccagccacagcTAGCCGAACAGAACGATTGAATCTTGGATCCAATTATTCTTTTATGCAAAACAAAGGCGGTAAGAAATTGATAGCACGGTACTCAAATTTTGGATCTATAATTCTTTTGGTGGGTTGTCGGTTGGAAGTATTCAAACCTCAAAAATGAAGGGTGTAGTGCGTTCTGGAATCTAGTAATTCTGAAAATCTGAAGACTCAAAAAGATTCGTATATATGCTATTCAAATCTTGGTTATGATGTTTTCATACGGAATGCTCTTATGTCCGCTTTAGAGTCGATCAAAAAAATCAGAACATTTGGAACGAAGGGGCAAGTTGCACAGGACAAAGAATCCAGTGGCATAAAAGCAGAAACCCCATTTGCACTCCGTCAAGACTTGGATGACTAGCAGTTTCATTCGTGATATAGATAGAGCTTCAAATCGAGGATATTACTCCTACACATTGGTAGGTTTCCGACTAATGCATTAGAAACGATCGAGAAAAATTTGCAACAATGTGAAAACTTGTGACATCACTCCCTCTGGCTATCTGTCAATTAGATTCAACGTGAACTAATACTGACTACCCAAAGATTCGCGACCGCTTGCACTATGCTTTCGccattttcttcctcctctttttCTTAGCCTGCGATTTCTTGGTCTTGCGAGCTTCCCTCTTCTCTTCCTTCACTTTCTTTTTGTGTTCCTTCCTAGCAGCTTTTCTTTCCTCAGGTCCTAGCTTGAGATGAGTCTGATGCCATGAACCATCTCTTTCATCAGGTCCCAGTTTGGGATCAGCCTCATGCCATGAACCATCTTCATCATAAGTGGAGACGAATTCACTATCATCTTCTCCCACTTCCGTGTTGCCCTCCAATGAGCAGTAGTTTTGCAGATCCAAGGTTGCTTCCGTTGTATTTTGTGGTaattgatcttgatgcttttcaTTGTCCATGTTTTTAGTCCGCACAAATCCTAATAGTGGCTGACCATAAAACTTATATGCTGGTGGCTCGTAACCAGAGGATGAACGCTGCATCATTGACATGTTGACAATATCTGCCTCACATTGCTTCACGTAATCCAACGTCTATGCAAAGAAATCAAGTGCATTAGTTGTACATTAGTAGAAACATTAGAAGGAAGAAATAAGATAGCTGCAAACTATTGTGCGACATCTGAAAGAGATCACATTATGTGCCACCACATAGTGCGATTGTGCTTTATCGGAAGGATCTGCTACTTGAGATGTTAATAATTGCAGCAAAATTCATGGCATAGCTGCTTGCCTGCACCATGACTGTGGGAGTGATTTCATAATCGTTTGGAA
The Panicum virgatum strain AP13 chromosome 6N, P.virgatum_v5, whole genome shotgun sequence genome window above contains:
- the LOC120680226 gene encoding uncharacterized protein LOC120680226 isoform X1 — its product is MPEPQAILPLRALPPDAPLPLPVPAPFHPQTPAPASAAPATPPNPTPPQPQTPAAPPSSSSTRPPHPWEISACAWLESFPDGRPPTEPEVDAYIDAHRPELPSLPRSQLHQRLLALRGDQVLDADQSAFPYRFQRTDLWKPVYQWLESLDMDSLVATQQISDWLASNPKIMDKLVEKHSKYHLIHYTQRMHLKMLKKKGKLPKTLQLSAARATVQPSAAPVAPEENIAPLRKTIPPVTGRFPSGSAGKQQSAAGRFQGGNATPRDKKTSLSKKKEALLKYELLTDLQNQLTAVLLNQCRTVATKEADSSYVEPQNPDTNMNIREGNTAASASAPSEATKVFVSEKSIPAAATESELGQNRKRNPIIVTPAWCYSEASTGTARNEQNSNSSSDATRNFNIWKGHANPLFRPRDIKKNISFCLDGRETGASWSQASSYGGYAGRNSERWTPFLEGWNSPAVQFEGPAVPLVRKGYLSWCPTSCAYTSSAPSAQPHDRQGVRKVLDVKFHPEGLPQLVSSSNEAPNELLLFNLLSGRAIQLRGHNTKVQSVAFAVKGASIVSCASNLLKVWDCITGSCLYTLGGDDRNSVGHTQKINAMAVNKWQSCLVVTSGAKGDGKLLLWNALRGELASDLNSNLRSQDMVYPSVDTMEFYSENHLACGSDCDYGGSAVVQLWDIDSPESYLSFSASDSYITSLKANPAGNTIITGSGDGTIGLFDVRTCSAINHLSVGTGCEVTSVSFSNCGTYFSASSTSNNTLVWDTRLVPINQSKDVSQSRDMRFFRPLHCLSHGNQMPTAEYTSQLPGHVDEGDQGVNATQWLHGEPVLVTVSGDGSVGMWDVTLGQPCVRHIVTHTRCANAVAVAPNDEYISTGGSDQKVVLYHNISGRTHLNWRLSHPLQGND
- the LOC120680226 gene encoding uncharacterized protein LOC120680226 isoform X2, whose protein sequence is MPEPQAILPLRALPPDAPLPLPVPAPFHPQTPAPASAAPATPPNPTPPQPQTPAAPPSSSSTRPPHPWEISACAWLESFPDGRPPTEPEVDAYIDAHRPELPSLPRSQLHQRLLALRGDQVLDADQSAFPYRFQRTDLWKPVYQWLESLDMDSLVATQQISDWLASNPKIMDKLVEKHSKYHLIHYTQRMHLKMLKKKGKLPKTLQLSAARATVQPSAAPVAPEENIAPLRKTIPPVTGRFPSGSAGKQQSAAGRFQGGNATPRDKKTSLSKKKEALLKYELLTDLQNQLTAVLLNQCRTVATKEADSSYVEPQNPDTNMNIREGNTAASASAPSEATKVFVSEKSIPAAATESELGQNRKRNPIIVTPAWCYSEASTGTARNEQNSNSSSDATRNFNIWKGHANPLFRPRDIKKNISFCLDGRETGASWSQASSYGGYAGRNSERWTPFLEGWNSPAVQFEGPAVPLVRKGYLSWCPTSCAYTSSAPSAQPHDRQGVRKVLDVKFHPEGLPQLVSSSNEAPNELLLFNLLSGRAIQLRGHNTKVQSVAFAVKGASIVSCASNLLKVWDCITGSCLYTLGGDDRNSVGHTQKINAMAVNKWQSCLVVTSGAKGDGKLLLWNALRGELASDLNSNLRSQDMVYPSVDTMEFYSENHLACGSDCDYGGSAVVQLWDIDSPESYLSFSASDSYITSLKANPAGNTIITGSGDGTIGLFDVRTCSAINHLSVGTGCEVTSVSFSNCGTYFSASSTSNNTLVWDTRLVPINQSKDVSQSRDMRFFRPLHCLSHGNQMPTAEYTSQLPGHVDEGDQGVNATQWLHGEPVLVTVSGDGSLLCL